One Bacteroidota bacterium DNA window includes the following coding sequences:
- the ggt gene encoding gamma-glutamyltransferase: MRKILLLSIAFLFVFVSCNNSKNVRSSLGKIDPYNYSGQKKVECENGAVASAHPLASKVGIEIMKQGGNAVDGAIATQLALAVVYPNAGNLGGGGFTVAKLSDGKEIAIDYREMAPGKGGRDMYLDSTGNADTKKSMYGHLASGVPGSIAGIFESHKYAKLSFDKLIAPAIELAEKGFVISEREARSLNNLQNDLKQHNTVMPVFVKSIPWKAGDTLVQKDLANTLKRISEKGQAGFYEGETAKLIVEEMKRGGGIISLDDLKNYKAKSREPHVFNYKGYKIIGMPMPSSGGLLLHQMMKMIEDKNIDTMGFLSLNAVHLMTEVERRAFADRGRFMGDADFYKVPVEQLSSDSYLKERMKTFNDQKASVSQEIQHGMVAGYESEETTHLSVADKEGNVVAITTTLNNSYGSRTVVGGAGFFMNDEMDDFSVKPGVPNMYGAIGGIANSIEPGKRMLSSMTPTLVLKDDKPYLVVGTPGGTTIPTSVFQTLVNILEFNLSTDDAVNKPKFHHQWLPDTLNLEKGFPEDVKMKLRSMGHYVKERGGIGRTEVIKLTYTNGKMKIEAVADNRGDDSAEGF, translated from the coding sequence ATGAGAAAAATTTTATTGCTTTCGATCGCATTTCTTTTTGTATTCGTATCCTGTAACAACAGTAAGAATGTACGATCTTCTTTAGGCAAGATCGATCCCTATAACTATTCAGGCCAGAAAAAAGTTGAATGTGAGAACGGTGCTGTAGCCTCTGCACATCCGCTGGCAAGTAAAGTTGGAATAGAGATTATGAAGCAAGGCGGCAATGCGGTAGACGGAGCTATTGCTACCCAGCTAGCCCTGGCAGTTGTTTATCCCAATGCAGGTAATCTTGGCGGCGGTGGTTTTACAGTTGCAAAATTGAGTGACGGTAAAGAGATCGCTATTGATTATCGTGAAATGGCACCCGGCAAAGGTGGTCGTGACATGTATCTCGATTCTACCGGTAATGCCGATACTAAAAAAAGTATGTATGGACATTTGGCAAGCGGGGTGCCGGGCTCCATTGCAGGCATATTTGAATCGCATAAATATGCAAAACTTTCTTTTGATAAACTAATTGCCCCGGCAATTGAATTGGCCGAAAAAGGATTTGTAATTTCTGAACGTGAAGCAAGATCATTAAACAACCTGCAGAATGATTTGAAACAGCATAATACCGTGATGCCGGTTTTTGTAAAATCAATTCCCTGGAAAGCAGGTGATACTTTAGTTCAAAAAGATTTAGCCAATACATTAAAAAGAATAAGTGAAAAAGGACAGGCAGGTTTTTATGAGGGAGAAACAGCAAAGCTGATCGTTGAAGAAATGAAACGTGGCGGAGGTATTATTTCGCTGGATGATTTAAAAAATTATAAAGCAAAAAGCCGTGAACCGCATGTGTTCAATTATAAAGGTTATAAAATAATCGGTATGCCCATGCCGAGCAGTGGCGGTTTATTACTACACCAGATGATGAAGATGATCGAAGATAAAAATATTGACACGATGGGGTTTCTATCCCTGAATGCTGTTCACCTGATGACTGAAGTGGAACGTCGTGCATTTGCCGATCGTGGACGTTTTATGGGTGATGCGGATTTTTATAAAGTACCTGTGGAACAACTCTCATCAGACAGTTACCTGAAAGAAAGAATGAAAACTTTTAATGACCAAAAAGCAAGTGTAAGCCAGGAGATACAACATGGCATGGTGGCGGGATATGAGAGTGAAGAAACAACACATTTAAGTGTTGCCGATAAAGAAGGTAATGTTGTAGCTATCACTACGACACTTAATAATTCTTACGGAAGCAGAACTGTTGTTGGTGGTGCCGGTTTTTTTATGAATGATGAAATGGATGATTTCAGTGTAAAGCCCGGCGTGCCCAATATGTATGGCGCTATTGGTGGTATTGCAAACTCCATTGAGCCCGGCAAAAGAATGCTCAGTTCCATGACACCGACACTTGTTTTAAAAGATGACAAACCTTATCTCGTTGTGGGTACTCCCGGTGGTACAACAATACCTACTTCTGTTTTTCAAACACTGGTAAATATTCTTGAATTCAATCTTAGCACTGATGACGCAGTGAACAAACCAAAATTTCATCACCAGTGGTTACCGGATACATTGAACCTTGAAAAAGGTTTTCCGGAAGATGTAAAAATGAAATTGCGATCAATGGGACATTACGTTAAAGAACGTGGAGGTATTGGCAGAACAGAAGTGATAAAATTGACTTATACAAATGGTAAAATGAAAATAGAAGCCGTAGCCGATAACAGAGGAGATGATAGTGCAGAAGGCTTCTGA
- a CDS encoding DUF1572 domain-containing protein encodes MANEFINASAKRMRYYKELGEKTFEQLNDADFHFQPSSESNSIAVMIQHMVGNMLSRFTNFLTEDGEKNWRNRDDEFEVHNYSKQQLIDLWNKGWKCFLDVLESLKEEDLMKTITIRKEQLNVTDAIIRQLAHYPYHIGQIVYVGRLIKNESWKNLSIPKGNSQAYNQSSDIKDPAKKY; translated from the coding sequence ATGGCAAATGAATTTATAAACGCCTCCGCCAAGCGGATGAGATATTATAAAGAACTGGGAGAAAAAACCTTTGAGCAACTGAACGATGCTGATTTTCATTTTCAACCTTCATCCGAATCAAATAGTATTGCTGTAATGATCCAGCATATGGTTGGCAATATGCTTAGCCGTTTCACTAATTTTTTAACTGAAGATGGAGAAAAAAACTGGCGCAACCGGGATGATGAATTTGAGGTGCATAATTACAGCAAACAGCAATTAATTGATTTATGGAATAAAGGATGGAAATGTTTCCTGGATGTTTTAGAATCGCTGAAGGAGGAGGATTTGATGAAGACAATTACAATCCGCAAAGAACAGCTTAATGTTACAGATGCTATTATCCGCCAACTGGCGCATTATCCTTATCATATCGGGCAAATTGTATACGTCGGTCGCCTCATAAAAAATGAAAGCTGGAAAAATTTATCAATCCCAAAAGGCAATTCACAGGCTTATAATCAATCTTCCGACATAAAAGACCCTGCAAAGAAATACTAA
- a CDS encoding PorT family protein codes for MKKLILSASLLITAQAFSQQVQTFIFGGVQGNTAKYHINGYKQNTSFKIGGQAGIGMKLPVEGRLSFVPLFFYSLKGYKVEFDQTSPFPDSTAINNSTTIHCVELSALLQHDFNTSPDHFFFRLGPSLDFQLAGHEVMETNKNTVIDRPMTFGFTDYGIYSANMLAHFGYEKGNNFFIYAQYTLGLASINNFDEGPHIHHRNIGLSAGFYLKKKK; via the coding sequence ATGAAAAAATTGATTTTATCTGCCTCCCTATTAATAACTGCTCAAGCCTTTTCACAACAGGTTCAAACATTCATTTTTGGCGGGGTACAGGGCAATACTGCCAAATACCATATTAATGGATACAAACAAAACACATCTTTCAAGATCGGAGGCCAAGCCGGTATTGGTATGAAATTACCAGTCGAAGGAAGACTGAGTTTTGTTCCCCTATTTTTCTACAGTTTGAAAGGATATAAAGTTGAGTTTGATCAAACATCACCTTTCCCGGATTCAACTGCAATAAACAATTCTACAACTATTCATTGTGTAGAGTTATCTGCATTATTACAGCATGATTTTAATACAAGTCCAGATCATTTCTTTTTCCGCCTGGGCCCTTCCCTGGATTTTCAATTAGCCGGTCACGAAGTAATGGAAACAAACAAGAATACCGTTATTGACCGCCCCATGACTTTCGGATTTACTGATTATGGCATCTACTCAGCTAATATGCTTGCTCATTTTGGATATGAAAAAGGGAATAACTTCTTTATTTATGCCCAATACACATTGGGGCTTGCAAGCATCAACAATTTTGACGAAGGTCCACATATCCATCATCGTAATATCGGGCTGTCTGCGGGGTTCTACCTGAAGAAGAAAAAATAA
- a CDS encoding bifunctional 3,4-dihydroxy-2-butanone-4-phosphate synthase/GTP cyclohydrolase II — protein sequence MLHTIESALEDIKQGRIVIVVDDEDRENEGDFIVASSHATPEVINFMSKHGRGLICISLLEERCDALGLELMVNNNTALHETAFTVSVDLLGHGCGTGISAQDRAKTIQALIDPKTDPNDLGKPGHIFPLRAKKGGVLRRAGHTEAAVDLARLAGLEPSGVLVEIMNEDGSMARLPQLEEVAKHFDFKIISIKDLIEYRIKRDSLIEEIVSVEMPTKYGDFKLIAFKEKNSTNEHLALIKGEWEKNEPIMVRVHSSCFTGDILGSLRCDCGEQLHKAMQMVDKEEKGVILYMNQEGRGIGLLNKLKAYRLQEQGMDTVEANIHLGFGMDQRDYGVGAQILRHLGIHKLRLISNNPKKRVGLIGYGLEIVENIPIEINSNPHNEKYLSTKRDKLGHEIMEGE from the coding sequence ATGTTACATACTATCGAAAGTGCATTGGAGGATATTAAGCAAGGACGTATCGTTATTGTTGTAGATGATGAAGACCGTGAAAATGAAGGTGACTTTATCGTTGCATCATCACATGCTACGCCGGAAGTAATAAATTTTATGAGTAAACATGGTCGCGGTTTAATATGCATTTCATTGCTTGAAGAAAGATGCGATGCACTCGGTCTTGAGCTTATGGTGAATAATAATACTGCGTTGCATGAGACTGCATTTACAGTATCTGTTGATCTATTAGGTCATGGATGTGGCACAGGAATTTCTGCACAGGACAGAGCAAAGACAATACAAGCACTTATTGATCCCAAAACTGATCCTAATGACTTAGGCAAACCAGGCCATATTTTTCCACTTCGGGCAAAAAAAGGTGGTGTGTTAAGAAGAGCAGGTCATACAGAAGCTGCGGTTGACCTTGCACGGTTGGCCGGCTTAGAGCCATCTGGTGTATTGGTAGAAATTATGAATGAAGATGGAAGTATGGCAAGATTACCTCAGTTGGAAGAAGTGGCTAAGCATTTTGATTTTAAGATCATCAGTATAAAAGACCTGATCGAATACCGAATTAAAAGAGATTCATTGATCGAAGAGATTGTTAGTGTAGAAATGCCAACGAAATATGGAGATTTTAAACTCATTGCCTTCAAAGAGAAAAATTCAACCAACGAACATTTAGCATTGATAAAAGGAGAGTGGGAAAAAAATGAGCCTATAATGGTACGGGTGCACAGCAGTTGCTTTACCGGCGATATCCTGGGTTCGTTGCGCTGCGATTGCGGTGAACAATTACACAAAGCAATGCAGATGGTGGACAAAGAAGAAAAGGGTGTGATATTATACATGAACCAGGAAGGCCGTGGAATTGGTTTGCTGAATAAATTAAAAGCTTACCGTCTGCAGGAACAAGGTATGGATACAGTGGAAGCAAATATTCATTTAGGTTTTGGAATGGATCAGCGGGACTATGGTGTAGGTGCACAAATACTTCGTCACCTGGGCATTCACAAACTCCGTCTTATCAGTAATAATCCAAAGAAGAGAGTTGGTTTGATTGGTTATGGATTAGAAATTGTAGAAAATATTCCAATTGAAATAAATTCCAATCCTCATAACGAAAAATATTTATCTACAAAGAGAGATAAACTTGGACATGAAATTATGGAAGGAGAATAG
- a CDS encoding TonB-dependent receptor → MLKRITQFITILLLAPFFLAAQETNSGIGGIVKDASNNALVGATITATHNPTGTVYRVVSRAGGRYDISNMQPGGPYTITFTFVGFSDEKRDEVFLNLGEKSRFDVALPDKTGTLTEVVLSTRRSATGGKGGTETAIGRDRVANIPTINRSLNDFLRFTPQAKITGDGAGISFAGQNNRLNSFFIDGAINNDVFGLAASGTNGGQANISPISLDAIDQFQVVLAPYDASVGGFVGGGSNAVTKSGTNTLKGTAWFYYRDETLAGRTPGNVLKANRTKLTDLSNKTYGISLGGALVKNKLFFFVIGERQQDTRPQPFEFSSYRGNTNQAGIDGLVSFVQGTHKYDVGPYLDIPESVRRNFVQMKLDWNMNSNNKFTFSYRFNQGERYNTTASNTTNINFYNNGYIFPNKAHTVTGELRSSFKKGATNRLLITYTNVADDRKPIGDPFPRVIIRDGSGTITFGTENFSTGNYLLQKNWTLNDSYKFYAGKHLISIGTDNLYSDANNLFIRDLYGTYTYNSLSDFTNNAKPARYQRSFSLLENKTDEKNSPSAAAFKFLNLAFFVNDEVKANDKMTINFGVRLDKTIFPTDPLEDPFFNDTALVAISQYYNMYGATSGKRVQVPWSVSPRFGFVYKVPEENFTLRGGIGLFTGRMGLVWPGGAYNNTGASIGGMDPTVAQINARPDPFFRNDPFNQYKPEDFGISLANSKGQVDIMSSKFKLPRIVRTTLAADKRLGNGWTLTGEIMFTKNINEINYQNVNILPPTLTSVGAGPRTVYSSAGTAGPSGTPLNIPMRSNGVNPYTGVYLIYNNPSTKKGFSYNTAVTIDKAFKNGWAFNFSWAYGNSIVYNELTSSQNNSQWLFMETVNGKNYVQRSISDFDQGHRFVGYVSKKFSYLNKKMATTITFTYNGQQGNAFSYVYNASIVGDAGRTSTNDLIYIPTQADLAQMTFTVNTVNGVAYSIAQQKELLEQYIVGNKYLRKRRGQFAERNGDRQPFAHVVDMSIRQDFNLKMGKKMYLIQFTYDVYNFTNMLSHNWGQTYFLSNDQYALIRFTGFTSATNLTPQYQFSPQTGKPWGVSTSNAAGISARFISQVGLRLSF, encoded by the coding sequence ATGCTTAAGCGAATTACCCAATTCATTACTATTCTGCTGCTTGCTCCATTCTTTCTTGCAGCACAGGAAACAAACAGTGGTATCGGTGGTATTGTAAAAGATGCATCTAATAATGCATTAGTAGGTGCAACTATTACAGCTACACATAACCCGACAGGAACTGTTTACCGTGTTGTATCAAGGGCTGGTGGACGATATGACATCAGTAACATGCAGCCCGGCGGTCCTTACACCATTACTTTCACTTTTGTTGGTTTTTCCGATGAAAAAAGAGACGAAGTTTTTTTGAATCTCGGTGAAAAAAGCCGCTTCGATGTGGCGCTACCTGATAAAACCGGGACATTGACTGAAGTGGTTCTTTCAACACGTCGTTCTGCTACTGGCGGTAAAGGCGGTACAGAAACAGCTATTGGAAGAGATCGTGTTGCAAATATTCCAACCATTAACAGAAGCCTTAATGATTTCTTACGTTTTACTCCGCAGGCAAAAATTACCGGCGATGGTGCAGGTATTTCTTTTGCAGGACAAAACAACCGTTTGAATTCTTTCTTTATCGACGGCGCAATCAATAACGATGTATTTGGTCTGGCAGCATCTGGTACAAATGGTGGCCAGGCAAATATCAGCCCCATATCTCTTGACGCAATCGATCAGTTCCAGGTTGTGCTGGCACCTTATGATGCATCTGTTGGTGGATTTGTTGGAGGCGGTTCAAATGCTGTTACTAAATCGGGTACTAATACTTTAAAAGGAACAGCCTGGTTTTATTATCGTGATGAGACATTGGCAGGTCGTACGCCGGGCAATGTTTTAAAGGCAAACCGTACTAAGCTTACTGACCTGAGCAATAAAACTTATGGCATTAGTTTAGGCGGTGCTTTAGTAAAAAATAAATTATTCTTCTTTGTCATCGGTGAAAGACAACAAGACACCAGGCCACAACCCTTTGAGTTCAGCAGCTACCGGGGCAATACTAACCAGGCAGGAATTGATGGTCTTGTATCTTTCGTACAAGGTACTCACAAGTATGATGTAGGCCCCTATCTGGATATTCCTGAAAGTGTAAGAAGAAATTTTGTACAGATGAAGTTAGACTGGAATATGAATTCAAATAATAAATTCACTTTCAGCTATCGTTTTAACCAGGGTGAAAGATATAATACAACGGCCAGCAACACAACCAACATCAACTTCTACAACAATGGTTATATTTTCCCTAACAAAGCACATACTGTAACCGGGGAGTTAAGAAGCAGCTTCAAAAAAGGAGCTACCAACCGATTGCTTATTACCTACACAAATGTTGCGGATGACAGGAAGCCAATAGGTGATCCCTTTCCAAGGGTAATCATCCGTGATGGTTCAGGTACCATCACTTTTGGAACAGAGAATTTCTCAACAGGTAACTATCTGCTTCAGAAGAACTGGACATTAAATGACTCATATAAGTTTTATGCAGGTAAACATTTAATTTCTATTGGTACGGATAATTTATACAGCGATGCCAATAACCTTTTTATTCGTGATCTTTACGGAACCTATACTTATAACTCATTAAGTGATTTTACCAATAATGCCAAGCCTGCTCGTTACCAGCGTTCCTTCTCGCTGCTGGAGAACAAAACAGATGAGAAAAATTCTCCTTCTGCAGCCGCATTTAAATTTCTGAACCTTGCCTTCTTTGTAAATGACGAGGTAAAAGCGAATGATAAGATGACGATCAATTTTGGTGTAAGATTGGATAAAACAATTTTCCCTACAGATCCATTAGAAGATCCTTTCTTTAATGATACCGCTTTGGTTGCAATATCACAATACTATAATATGTATGGTGCCACTTCAGGTAAGAGAGTACAGGTCCCCTGGTCTGTGTCTCCCCGCTTTGGATTTGTTTACAAAGTTCCTGAAGAAAATTTTACCCTTCGCGGTGGTATAGGCCTTTTTACCGGTCGTATGGGTCTTGTATGGCCAGGCGGTGCATATAATAATACTGGTGCCAGCATAGGCGGTATGGATCCTACTGTTGCTCAAATCAATGCCAGGCCTGATCCTTTTTTCCGTAATGATCCGTTTAACCAGTATAAGCCTGAAGATTTTGGCATAAGCCTGGCCAATTCAAAAGGACAGGTTGATATTATGTCTTCGAAATTTAAACTTCCAAGAATTGTAAGGACAACGTTAGCCGCTGACAAACGTCTGGGTAATGGCTGGACACTTACTGGTGAGATCATGTTTACCAAAAACATTAATGAGATCAATTACCAGAACGTTAATATCCTTCCTCCGACCCTTACTTCGGTTGGCGCAGGACCAAGAACTGTTTATTCTTCAGCCGGCACCGCAGGTCCCAGCGGTACACCGCTTAATATTCCGATGCGCTCAAATGGTGTAAATCCGTATACAGGTGTTTATCTTATTTACAATAATCCTTCAACAAAAAAGGGATTTTCTTATAATACAGCAGTTACTATTGACAAAGCTTTCAAAAATGGATGGGCATTTAACTTCAGCTGGGCATACGGCAATTCAATTGTATATAATGAGCTGACCAGTTCACAGAACAACTCACAATGGCTTTTTATGGAAACTGTGAATGGTAAAAACTATGTTCAACGTTCTATTTCAGATTTCGACCAGGGACATCGTTTTGTAGGTTATGTGAGCAAGAAGTTCAGTTATCTCAATAAGAAAATGGCGACTACTATTACATTTACTTACAACGGCCAGCAAGGAAATGCATTCAGCTATGTATATAATGCCAGCATTGTCGGCGATGCCGGCAGAACAAGTACAAACGACCTGATCTACATTCCTACCCAGGCAGACCTTGCACAAATGACATTTACGGTTAATACTGTAAATGGTGTTGCTTATAGTATTGCGCAGCAAAAAGAATTACTGGAGCAATACATCGTGGGTAACAAATACCTGCGCAAACGTCGTGGTCAGTTTGCTGAAAGAAATGGAGATCGTCAACCATTTGCACATGTTGTTGACATGAGTATCCGCCAGGATTTCAACCTGAAAATGGGTAAGAAAATGTACCTGATCCAGTTTACTTATGATGTTTACAACTTTACCAATATGTTGAGTCATAATTGGGGTCAGACCTATTTCTTATCAAATGATCAGTATGCTTTGATCCGCTTTACAGGATTTACATCTGCTACAAATCTTACTCCTCAATACCAGTTTAGCCCACAAACGGGCAAGCCTTGGGGTGTTAGTACAAGCAATGCTGCCGGTATCAGTGCAAGATTTATCAGCCAGGTTGGCCTTCGCTTAAGTTTCTAA
- a CDS encoding esterase — protein sequence MTGTKVFSVRKEHLEIFSEYLDRDVKIDFYIPSYISESSEKPSLLIINDGQDLEKMDFDLILGELQNEIKPLICAGIHCSADRKMEYGIIDHTDFLGRGAKANNYASFILEEFLPLAEKRYNSDGYSSKSFAGFSLGGLSAMDITWKYPGEFSLVGVFSGSFWWRSLDQDNPKYDDNKHRIMHQVIRKGNYQPHLDFFFQCGNMDETRDRNNNGVIDSVDDTLDIIKELLNKGYTKDDIVYMEMPDGRHDVMTWGKAFPYFLRWGWGK from the coding sequence ATGACAGGAACTAAAGTGTTTTCAGTAAGAAAAGAACACCTGGAAATATTTTCTGAATACTTAGACCGGGATGTAAAGATTGATTTTTATATACCCAGCTACATTAGTGAATCTTCAGAGAAACCATCATTACTAATCATTAATGACGGACAAGATCTCGAAAAGATGGATTTTGACCTGATCCTTGGTGAATTGCAGAATGAAATTAAACCGCTGATATGTGCCGGCATTCACTGTAGTGCCGACAGAAAAATGGAATACGGAATTATTGATCATACTGATTTTTTAGGCAGGGGTGCAAAGGCAAATAATTATGCGAGTTTCATTTTAGAAGAATTCTTGCCTCTGGCAGAAAAGCGATACAATTCTGATGGATATTCAAGCAAATCTTTTGCTGGGTTTTCTTTAGGCGGACTCAGTGCAATGGATATAACCTGGAAATATCCCGGCGAGTTTTCCCTTGTAGGTGTTTTTAGTGGTTCGTTCTGGTGGCGCAGTCTTGACCAGGATAATCCGAAGTATGATGATAATAAGCATCGCATTATGCACCAGGTGATCAGGAAAGGAAATTATCAGCCCCATCTCGATTTCTTTTTTCAATGCGGGAATATGGATGAAACAAGAGACAGAAATAATAATGGTGTTATTGATTCAGTAGATGATACACTTGATATCATCAAAGAGCTTTTGAATAAAGGTTACACTAAGGATGATATTGTTTATATGGAAATGCCTGATGGCCGACACGATGTGATGACATGGGGAAAAGCTTTTCCTTATTTCCTGAGATGGGGGTGGGGCAAATAG
- a CDS encoding carboxylate-amine ligase, with amino-acid sequence MATLNYKTFTLGVEEEYMVIDPVTRELKSHEQQIVQEGQKVIKDKVKAEMHQAVVEVGTDICADADEAFLDIATLRKTISGIATGLGYSMGAAGTHPFSHWESQLITEHARYNEIVNELQEAARSNLIFGLHVHVGMQNREMANHIANSTRYFLPHIFALSTNSPFWEGRLTGYKSFRTKVFDKFPRTGIPEAFESIEAYDNYVKLLIKTNCIDNAKKIWWDLRVHPFFNTVEFRICDIPMTVDETIAIASLFQAICARIYMLRSKNLNFIQYSRALLNENKWRASRYGIDGRLIDFGKEEEVNTRALIYELLEFIDPVLDHLGSRHRIAYVHKMIENGTGADRQLAVYEKSKNLVSVVDYIKDNFLTGV; translated from the coding sequence ATGGCTACATTAAACTATAAAACCTTTACCCTTGGTGTTGAAGAAGAATACATGGTGATTGATCCGGTAACAAGAGAACTGAAAAGCCATGAACAGCAGATCGTACAGGAGGGGCAAAAAGTAATTAAGGATAAAGTAAAAGCAGAAATGCACCAGGCGGTAGTAGAAGTAGGTACAGATATATGCGCCGATGCAGACGAAGCATTTCTTGATATAGCCACATTGAGAAAAACGATCAGCGGTATTGCTACCGGGCTCGGTTATTCAATGGGTGCAGCGGGTACGCATCCTTTCAGCCATTGGGAAAGCCAACTGATAACAGAACATGCACGATATAATGAAATAGTAAATGAATTGCAGGAAGCTGCACGCAGCAATCTTATTTTCGGTTTGCATGTGCATGTTGGTATGCAAAACAGGGAAATGGCAAATCATATTGCTAACTCAACAAGATATTTTTTACCACATATTTTTGCACTTAGCACCAACTCACCATTCTGGGAAGGAAGACTGACAGGTTATAAATCTTTCCGTACAAAAGTATTTGATAAATTTCCCCGCACCGGAATACCGGAAGCTTTTGAAAGTATAGAGGCCTATGATAATTATGTAAAACTGCTGATAAAAACAAACTGTATTGATAATGCAAAAAAGATCTGGTGGGATCTGAGGGTACATCCATTTTTCAATACAGTTGAATTCAGAATTTGTGATATACCGATGACAGTCGACGAAACAATTGCGATTGCTTCTTTGTTCCAGGCTATTTGTGCCCGCATCTATATGTTGCGTTCAAAAAACCTGAACTTCATTCAATACTCCCGTGCATTACTCAATGAAAATAAATGGAGAGCCAGCCGTTATGGTATTGATGGAAGGCTGATCGATTTTGGAAAAGAAGAAGAAGTAAATACAAGAGCCTTAATTTATGAACTACTTGAATTTATTGATCCCGTGCTCGATCATCTTGGCTCAAGGCACAGAATTGCTTATGTACATAAGATGATAGAGAACGGAACCGGTGCAGACAGGCAGTTGGCGGTTTATGAGAAATCAAAAAATCTCGTTAGTGTAGTGGATTATATCAAGGATAATTTTCTTACAGGCGTTTAA
- a CDS encoding GNAT family N-acetyltransferase, with the protein MLSIQKASVEDIPLVRELCFKIWPQTYTGIISKEQIDYMLEMMYSEESLKKQMIEDNCRFIFVYDDERPVGFASFGPTEPSIFKLHKIYILPDQQGKGTGKFVIDHIINTIKAQNISALRLQVNKRNKAKDFYEKIGFTVLYEFDFPIGNGYVMDDYLMEKKLS; encoded by the coding sequence ATGTTGTCAATACAAAAAGCAAGTGTTGAAGACATACCACTTGTTCGTGAACTCTGTTTCAAAATCTGGCCGCAAACTTATACAGGCATTATTTCGAAAGAACAGATCGATTATATGCTGGAGATGATGTACAGTGAAGAATCCCTAAAAAAACAAATGATTGAGGATAACTGCCGTTTCATTTTTGTTTATGATGATGAGAGACCTGTTGGCTTTGCCTCATTCGGTCCAACAGAGCCAAGTATTTTTAAATTACATAAGATCTATATTTTACCTGATCAGCAAGGAAAAGGAACCGGTAAATTTGTGATCGATCATATTATCAATACGATCAAAGCACAAAATATTTCTGCACTGAGGTTACAGGTAAACAAAAGAAATAAAGCAAAAGACTTTTATGAAAAGATCGGGTTTACCGTTTTATACGAATTTGATTTCCCGATCGGCAACGGGTATGTTATGGACGATTACTTAATGGAGAAAAAACTTAGCTGA